One region of Trinickia violacea genomic DNA includes:
- a CDS encoding IclR family transcriptional regulator — translation MTTMSTLPSKAGAANEPREKEGSGDEVTALARGLTVLRRIAAADAPVSNRELTELTGIPKPTVSRITATLVSAGFLFQLPDSERFVLTASVLELSNGFLRNFDIRSRSRPFLIELAERTSLSVHLAVRDRLDMVVIDVIRPRSAILVSRLEVGSRMDLTRTAVGRAYMAALDPHELDTLLSGLQVASGDDWPHTHARLTAALGETRANGFAIATSEWYEGLNAIAAGFVGPSGARYAVNCGGAAHMCPREWLIEHAAPALSECVEKIMREIGGSPGYRLDV, via the coding sequence ATGACGACCATGTCCACACTCCCAAGCAAAGCAGGCGCGGCCAACGAGCCCCGCGAAAAAGAAGGCTCCGGCGACGAAGTCACCGCCTTGGCGCGTGGCCTCACGGTGCTGCGTCGAATCGCCGCAGCCGACGCCCCGGTCAGCAACCGCGAGCTGACCGAACTCACCGGCATCCCCAAGCCGACGGTGTCGCGCATCACGGCGACGCTCGTCAGCGCCGGGTTCCTGTTTCAGCTTCCCGACAGCGAACGCTTCGTACTCACAGCGTCGGTGCTCGAGCTGTCCAACGGGTTCCTGCGCAACTTCGACATCCGCTCGCGTTCGCGGCCGTTCTTGATCGAGCTGGCCGAGCGCACGTCGCTGTCCGTGCATCTCGCGGTGCGCGACCGGCTCGACATGGTCGTGATCGATGTGATCCGGCCGCGCTCGGCGATTCTGGTCTCGCGCCTCGAAGTCGGCTCGCGGATGGACCTCACGCGCACCGCCGTCGGCCGCGCGTACATGGCGGCGCTCGATCCGCACGAACTCGATACGTTGCTGAGCGGCCTGCAAGTCGCCTCGGGCGACGATTGGCCCCACACACACGCCCGCCTCACGGCGGCGCTCGGAGAAACGCGCGCGAACGGCTTTGCGATCGCCACGAGCGAATGGTACGAAGGGCTCAACGCGATCGCGGCCGGCTTCGTCGGGCCGTCGGGCGCGCGCTACGCGGTGAACTGCGGCGGCGCAGCGCACATGTGCCCGCGCGAATGGCTGATCGAGCACGCGGCGCCCGCGCTCAGCGAATGCGTCGAGAAGATCATGCGCGAGATCGGCGGCTCGCCGGGCTACCGGCTCGATGTCTGA
- a CDS encoding MdtA/MuxA family multidrug efflux RND transporter periplasmic adaptor subunit: MAEQENVTESQRSLTPVKGTPGADQAIARGRQPRRRLGTLVVAALIAAGVIAWWHPWSRTSPDGSGATGAPHAGRGGRGGFPNQAQPVEVAAAVQGDMPIVLNALGTVTPLATVTVKTQLSGTLQSVEFQEGQMVKKGDVLAQIDPRPYQISLDNAQGALLKDQALLQTARVDLKRYQTLLAQDSIASQQVDTQASLVKQYEGQVKSDQANIDTYKLDLIYARITAPVSGRVGLRQVDPGNYVTPGDTNGIVVITQLQPISVIFTTSEDNLPSIVKRTQSGAKLSTTAYNRNNTAPLESGYLDTFDNQIDTTTGTVKLRAMFDNKELMLFPNQFVNARLLVDTIHDAVIVPTSAVLNGAKGPFVYVVKPDNTVTVRQIKTGPVDGERTSVAAGIEVGERVVTDGSDRLKEGAQVSIPAERAHGAPGASGAHAGGASRASEAAAASGAHPGRRKHAASGSDSQ; this comes from the coding sequence ATGGCCGAACAAGAAAACGTCACTGAATCGCAACGCTCCCTCACGCCCGTGAAGGGGACGCCCGGCGCCGATCAGGCAATCGCTCGCGGGCGCCAGCCGCGCCGCAGGCTCGGCACGCTCGTCGTCGCCGCGCTGATCGCGGCGGGCGTGATCGCCTGGTGGCATCCGTGGAGCCGCACGAGCCCCGACGGTTCGGGCGCCACGGGCGCGCCGCACGCGGGACGCGGCGGACGCGGCGGCTTCCCGAACCAGGCGCAGCCGGTGGAGGTGGCCGCCGCCGTGCAAGGCGACATGCCGATCGTCCTCAACGCGCTCGGCACGGTCACGCCGCTGGCCACTGTCACCGTCAAGACGCAGCTCTCGGGCACGCTCCAGTCGGTCGAGTTCCAGGAAGGCCAGATGGTCAAGAAGGGCGACGTGCTCGCGCAAATCGATCCGCGCCCGTATCAGATCTCGCTCGACAACGCGCAGGGCGCGCTCCTCAAGGACCAGGCGCTGCTGCAGACGGCGCGCGTCGACTTGAAGCGCTACCAGACGCTGCTCGCGCAGGACTCGATCGCGAGCCAGCAGGTCGACACGCAAGCCTCGCTCGTCAAACAGTACGAAGGCCAGGTCAAGTCCGACCAGGCGAACATCGATACCTACAAGCTCGACCTCATCTATGCGCGCATCACGGCGCCGGTGTCGGGCCGCGTCGGCCTGCGCCAAGTCGATCCGGGCAACTACGTGACGCCGGGCGACACCAACGGCATCGTCGTCATCACGCAGCTGCAGCCGATCAGCGTGATCTTCACGACCTCGGAAGACAACCTGCCGTCGATCGTGAAGCGGACCCAAAGCGGCGCGAAGCTCTCGACCACCGCCTACAACCGCAACAACACCGCGCCGCTCGAATCCGGCTACCTCGATACGTTCGACAACCAGATCGACACCACCACCGGCACCGTCAAGCTGCGCGCGATGTTCGATAACAAGGAGCTGATGCTGTTCCCGAATCAGTTCGTCAACGCGCGGCTCTTGGTCGATACGATCCATGACGCGGTGATCGTGCCGACTTCCGCCGTGCTCAACGGCGCAAAAGGACCGTTCGTCTACGTCGTCAAGCCGGACAACACCGTCACCGTGCGGCAGATCAAGACCGGCCCGGTCGACGGCGAGCGCACGAGCGTCGCAGCGGGGATCGAAGTGGGCGAACGCGTGGTCACCGATGGCTCGGACCGCTTGAAGGAAGGCGCGCAGGTGTCGATTCCGGCCGAGCGCGCGCATGGCGCGCCGGGCGCATCGGGCGCGCACGCGGGCGGCGCCTCGCGAGCGTCCGAAGCGGCGGCGGCATCCGGCGCGCACCCCGGCCGTCGCAAGCACGCAGCCTCGGGCAGCGACAGCCAATGA
- a CDS encoding MdtB/MuxB family multidrug efflux RND transporter permease subunit: MNPSRAFILRPVGTALLMAAIMLVGLVALRFLPISALPEVDYPTIQVQTFYPGASPDVMTSSVTAPLERQFGQMPSLNQMSSQSSAGSSVITLQFSLDLPLDIAEQEVQAAINAAGNLLPSDLPAPPIYAKVNPADAPILTLALTSDTLPLTQIQDLADTRLAQKISQVAGVGLVSLSGGQRPAVRIQANPLALASYGLNLDDLRTTISNLNVNTPKGNFDGPTRNYTINANDQLTDAGAYQSAVIAYKNGRPVMLTDVAKIIDGSENTKLGAWVGSQNAVTPDAAPSVKPAIILNVQRQPGANVIQVVDSIKALLPQLQASLPASIDVSVVTDRTTTIRASVRDVQFELAMSVVLVVLVMYLFLANVYATIIPSLSVPLSLIGTLAVMYLCGFSLDNLSLMALTIATGFVVDDAIVMIENIARYVEEGDTPLEAALKGSKQIGFTIISLTVSLIAVLIPLLFMGDVVGRLFHEFAITLAVTIVISAIVSLTLVPMMCAHLLRHTPPKGSHTFEARVHGFIDYVIDRYAVALRWVLDRHRSTLFVAVLTLVLTGVLYVVIPKGFFPAQDTGLIQAITQAPQSVSYASMAERQQALAEAILKNPDVESLTSFIGVDGSNITLNSGRMLINLKPRDDRSKTASEIIRDIQKDVAHVPGVSLYMQPVQDLTIDSTVSPTQYQFMLTDPNPDEFASWVPKLVERLKQAPELADVATDLQENGQSVYVEIDRATAARFGITPATVDNALYDAFGQRIVSTIFTQSNQYRVILEAEPTQQHYIESLKSIYLPSSTASGGQVPLSSIAKFIERPAPLLVTHLSQFPATTVSFNLAPGASLGAAVKAIQQAEQDIGLPASFQTRFQGAALAFQASLANELFLILAAIVTMYIVLGVLYESFIHPITILSTLPSAGVGALLALMISGHDLDIIGIIGIVLLIGIVKKNAIMMIDFALEAEREQGKPPREAIYQACLLRFRPILMTTMAALLGALPLMLGTGAGSELRHPLGIAIAGGLIVSQLLTLFTTPVIYLGFDSLARRLRERFQGGAKPAADAGA; the protein is encoded by the coding sequence ATGAATCCATCCCGCGCCTTTATCCTGCGCCCGGTCGGCACCGCCCTCTTGATGGCGGCCATCATGCTGGTCGGGCTCGTCGCCCTGCGCTTCCTGCCGATCTCGGCGCTGCCGGAAGTCGACTATCCGACGATCCAGGTCCAAACGTTCTACCCCGGCGCGAGCCCCGACGTGATGACCTCGTCCGTCACCGCGCCGCTCGAGCGCCAGTTCGGGCAGATGCCGTCGCTCAACCAGATGTCGTCGCAAAGCTCGGCGGGCTCGTCGGTGATCACGCTGCAGTTCAGCCTCGATCTGCCGCTCGACATCGCCGAGCAGGAAGTGCAGGCCGCGATCAACGCGGCCGGCAACCTGCTGCCGTCCGATCTGCCCGCGCCGCCGATCTACGCGAAAGTGAATCCGGCCGATGCGCCGATCCTCACGCTCGCGCTCACGTCGGACACGCTGCCCCTCACGCAAATCCAGGATCTCGCCGACACGCGTCTCGCGCAGAAGATCTCGCAGGTGGCGGGCGTGGGTCTCGTGAGCTTGAGCGGCGGCCAGCGGCCCGCGGTGCGGATTCAGGCGAACCCGCTCGCGCTCGCGTCGTACGGGTTGAATCTCGACGACCTGCGCACGACGATCTCGAACCTCAACGTCAACACGCCGAAGGGCAACTTCGACGGCCCGACGCGCAACTACACGATCAACGCGAACGACCAGCTGACCGACGCCGGCGCCTATCAAAGCGCCGTCATCGCCTACAAGAACGGCCGGCCGGTGATGCTCACCGACGTCGCGAAAATCATCGACGGCTCGGAGAACACGAAGCTCGGCGCGTGGGTCGGCTCGCAGAACGCCGTCACGCCGGACGCAGCGCCCTCGGTCAAGCCCGCGATCATCCTCAACGTGCAACGCCAGCCGGGCGCGAACGTGATCCAGGTCGTCGACAGCATCAAGGCGCTGCTGCCGCAACTGCAGGCGTCGCTGCCGGCGTCGATCGACGTCTCGGTCGTCACCGACCGCACCACGACGATCCGCGCCTCCGTGCGCGACGTGCAGTTCGAACTGGCGATGTCGGTCGTGCTCGTCGTGCTCGTGATGTACCTGTTCCTCGCGAACGTCTACGCGACGATCATCCCGAGCTTGTCGGTGCCGCTGTCGCTGATCGGCACGCTCGCCGTGATGTACCTGTGCGGCTTCTCGCTCGACAACCTCTCGCTGATGGCGCTCACGATCGCGACCGGCTTCGTCGTCGACGACGCGATCGTGATGATCGAGAACATCGCGCGCTACGTCGAGGAAGGCGACACGCCGCTCGAAGCGGCGCTGAAGGGCTCGAAGCAGATCGGCTTCACGATCATCTCGCTGACGGTGTCGCTGATCGCGGTGCTGATTCCGCTGCTCTTCATGGGCGATGTGGTCGGGCGCCTGTTCCACGAGTTCGCGATCACGCTCGCCGTGACGATCGTGATCTCGGCCATCGTCTCGCTCACGCTCGTGCCGATGATGTGCGCGCATCTCTTGCGCCACACGCCGCCGAAGGGCAGCCACACCTTCGAGGCGCGCGTGCATGGGTTCATCGACTACGTGATCGACCGCTACGCCGTCGCGCTGCGCTGGGTGCTCGACCGGCATCGCTCGACGCTGTTCGTCGCCGTCCTCACACTCGTGCTGACCGGCGTGCTCTACGTCGTGATTCCGAAGGGCTTCTTCCCCGCGCAGGATACGGGTTTGATCCAGGCCATCACGCAGGCGCCGCAGTCGGTGTCGTACGCCTCGATGGCCGAGCGGCAGCAGGCGCTTGCCGAGGCGATTCTCAAGAATCCGGACGTCGAGAGCCTGACGTCGTTCATCGGCGTCGACGGCAGCAACATCACGCTGAACAGCGGCCGCATGCTGATCAACCTGAAACCGCGCGATGACCGCAGCAAGACGGCGAGCGAGATCATCCGCGATATCCAGAAAGACGTCGCGCATGTGCCCGGCGTGTCGCTCTACATGCAGCCCGTACAGGATCTGACGATCGATTCGACGGTGAGCCCGACGCAGTATCAGTTCATGCTGACCGACCCGAACCCGGACGAATTCGCGAGCTGGGTGCCGAAGCTCGTCGAGCGCTTGAAACAGGCGCCGGAACTCGCCGACGTCGCCACCGATCTGCAGGAAAACGGCCAGTCGGTCTACGTCGAAATCGACCGCGCCACGGCCGCCCGCTTCGGCATCACGCCGGCCACGGTCGACAACGCGCTGTACGACGCGTTCGGCCAGCGCATCGTCTCGACGATCTTCACGCAGTCGAACCAATACCGCGTGATTCTCGAAGCCGAGCCGACGCAGCAGCACTACATCGAATCGCTGAAATCGATCTACCTGCCGTCGTCGACCGCATCGGGCGGGCAAGTGCCGCTGTCGTCGATCGCGAAGTTCATCGAGCGCCCCGCACCGCTCCTCGTCACCCACCTGAGCCAGTTCCCGGCCACCACGGTCTCGTTCAACCTCGCGCCGGGCGCCTCGCTCGGCGCCGCCGTCAAGGCGATCCAGCAAGCGGAGCAGGACATCGGCCTGCCGGCCTCGTTCCAGACGCGCTTCCAGGGCGCCGCGCTCGCGTTCCAGGCGTCGCTCGCCAACGAGCTGTTCCTGATCCTCGCGGCGATCGTCACGATGTATATCGTGCTCGGCGTGCTGTACGAGAGCTTCATTCACCCGATCACGATTCTCTCGACGCTGCCGTCCGCGGGCGTCGGCGCGTTGCTCGCGCTGATGATTTCCGGCCACGACCTCGACATCATCGGGATCATCGGCATCGTGCTGTTGATCGGCATCGTAAAGAAGAACGCGATCATGATGATCGACTTCGCGCTCGAAGCGGAGCGCGAGCAAGGCAAGCCGCCGCGCGAGGCGATCTACCAGGCGTGTCTGCTGCGCTTCAGGCCGATCCTGATGACGACGATGGCGGCGCTGTTAGGCGCCTTGCCGCTGATGCTCGGCACCGGCGCAGGCTCGGAGCTGCGGCATCCGCTCGGCATCGCGATTGCGGGTGGCCTGATCGTGAGCCAGTTGCTGACGCTCTTCACGACGCCCGTGATCTATCTCGGCTTCGACTCGCTCGCGCGGCGGCTGCGCGAACGCTTTCAGGGCGGCGCAAAGCCCGCGGCCGACGCCGGTGCATAA